A single region of the Streptomyces sp. NBC_00425 genome encodes:
- the uvrC gene encoding excinuclease ABC subunit UvrC encodes MADPSSYRPKPGQIPDSPGVYRFRDEHRRVIYVGKAKSLRQRLASYFQDLAGLHPRTRSMVTTAASVEWTVVSTEVEALQLEYSWIKEYDPRFNVKYRDDKSYPYLAVTMNEEYPRVQVMRGHKKKGVRYFGPYAHAWAIRDTVDLLLRVFPVRTCSAGVFKNASRTGRPCLLGYIGKCSAPCVDRIDVDDHRELADEFCDFMTGRTGTYLRRLEKQMTEAAEEMEYERAARLRDDIEALKKAMEKNAVVLADATDADLIAVAEDELEAAVQIFHVRGGRVRGQRGWVTDKVEDVTTGALVEHALQQLYGEERGDSVPKEVLVPALPEPVEPVQEWLTGRRGSNVSLRIPQRGDKKALMETVERNAQQALVLHKTRRASDLTTRSRALEEIAEALDLDSAPLRIECYDISHLQGDDVVASMVVFEDGLQRKSEYRRFQIKGFEGQDDVRSMHEVITRRFRRYLGEKERTGEWTDGESTPVTATGTPPADGAGTPSADAADGIPAYATGSTSASASAHGAGELLTDAAEAPLPSSLKDEDGRPRRFAYPPQLVVVDGGQPQVAAARRALDELGIDDIAVCGLAKRLEEVWLPGDDDPVVLPRSSEGLYLLQRVRDEAHRFAITYQRAKRAKRFRSGPLDEVPGLGETRKQALIKHFGSVKKLRAATVQEICEVPGIGRKTAETIAAALVRAAPPAPAVNTATGEIIEEEEPGTTPDSPGDPVTAGAPEERRGQET; translated from the coding sequence ATGGCCGATCCCTCCAGCTACCGCCCCAAGCCGGGACAGATCCCGGACTCTCCCGGGGTGTACCGGTTCCGCGACGAGCACCGCCGGGTGATCTACGTCGGAAAGGCGAAGAGCCTGCGCCAGCGCCTGGCGAGCTACTTCCAGGATCTGGCGGGCCTGCACCCGCGCACCCGCTCGATGGTCACCACGGCCGCGTCGGTGGAGTGGACGGTGGTGTCCACGGAGGTCGAGGCGCTGCAGCTGGAGTACTCCTGGATCAAGGAGTACGACCCCCGGTTCAACGTCAAGTACCGCGACGACAAGAGCTACCCGTACCTCGCGGTCACCATGAACGAGGAGTACCCGCGTGTGCAGGTGATGCGCGGCCACAAGAAGAAGGGCGTCAGGTACTTCGGGCCGTACGCGCACGCGTGGGCGATCCGGGACACGGTCGACCTGCTGCTGCGCGTCTTCCCCGTGCGCACCTGCTCCGCCGGCGTCTTCAAGAACGCGTCGCGCACGGGCAGGCCCTGTCTGCTCGGCTACATCGGCAAGTGCTCCGCGCCCTGTGTGGACCGCATCGACGTCGACGACCACCGGGAACTGGCCGACGAGTTCTGCGACTTCATGACCGGCCGTACCGGCACCTACCTCCGCCGCCTGGAGAAGCAGATGACGGAGGCGGCCGAGGAGATGGAGTACGAGCGGGCCGCCCGCCTGCGCGACGACATCGAGGCCCTGAAGAAGGCCATGGAGAAGAACGCGGTCGTGCTGGCGGACGCGACCGACGCCGACCTGATCGCCGTCGCCGAGGACGAGCTGGAGGCGGCCGTCCAGATCTTCCACGTCCGCGGCGGGCGCGTGCGCGGTCAGCGCGGCTGGGTGACCGACAAGGTCGAGGACGTCACGACCGGCGCCCTCGTCGAGCACGCACTCCAGCAGCTGTACGGCGAGGAGCGCGGCGACTCCGTCCCCAAGGAGGTCCTGGTCCCGGCGCTGCCCGAGCCCGTGGAACCCGTCCAGGAGTGGCTCACCGGGCGCCGCGGGTCGAACGTGTCACTGCGCATCCCGCAGCGGGGCGACAAGAAGGCCCTGATGGAGACCGTCGAGCGCAACGCGCAGCAGGCGCTCGTACTGCACAAGACCAGGCGCGCCTCCGACCTGACCACGCGTTCGCGTGCCCTGGAGGAGATCGCCGAGGCCCTCGACCTGGACAGCGCCCCGCTGCGGATCGAGTGCTACGACATCTCCCACCTCCAGGGCGACGACGTGGTGGCCTCCATGGTCGTCTTCGAGGACGGCCTCCAGCGCAAGAGCGAGTACCGCCGCTTCCAGATCAAGGGCTTCGAGGGCCAGGACGACGTCCGCTCCATGCACGAGGTGATCACTCGCCGCTTCCGGCGCTACCTCGGCGAGAAGGAGCGGACGGGCGAGTGGACCGACGGCGAGAGCACCCCCGTCACCGCCACGGGGACGCCGCCCGCCGACGGCGCAGGCACGCCCTCCGCCGACGCCGCGGACGGCATCCCCGCGTACGCCACCGGAAGCACCTCCGCAAGCGCCTCTGCCCACGGCGCGGGGGAGCTCCTCACGGATGCCGCCGAAGCGCCCCTGCCCAGCAGCCTCAAGGACGAGGACGGTCGTCCCAGGCGCTTCGCCTACCCGCCCCAGCTCGTCGTCGTCGACGGCGGACAGCCGCAGGTGGCGGCCGCCAGGCGGGCGCTGGACGAGCTGGGCATCGACGACATCGCCGTCTGCGGCCTCGCCAAGCGCCTGGAGGAGGTCTGGCTGCCGGGGGACGACGACCCGGTCGTCCTGCCCCGCAGCAGCGAGGGCCTCTACCTGCTCCAGCGCGTCCGCGACGAGGCGCACCGCTTCGCGATCACCTACCAGCGCGCCAAGCGCGCCAAGCGCTTCCGCTCCGGCCCGCTCGACGAGGTGCCCGGTCTCGGGGAGACCCGCAAGCAGGCGCTGATCAAGCACTTCGGCTCGGTGAAGAAGCTGCGGGCCGCGACGGTCCAGGAGATCTGCGAGGTCCCGGGGATAGGCCGCAAGACGGCCGAGACCATCGCCGCGGCCCTCGTCCGGGCGGCGCCGCCCGCCCCCGCCGTGAACACGGCCACCGGAGAGATCATTGAGGAAGAGGAGCCCGGCACCACGCCGGATTCCCCCGGAGACCCCGTCACCGCGGGCGCCCCGGAAGAACGACGGGGGCAGGAGACATGA
- the rapZ gene encoding RNase adapter RapZ — protein MTEHDADPTHRREQPPTTVPTAASQQGHRDPGEDPAQHPAVPDSPQQEARHEDGAQVTTDVSPPGIPEAAIPELVIISGMSGAGRSTAAKCLEDLGWFVVDNLPPALIPTMVELGARSQGNVARIAVVVDVRGRRFFDNLRESLADLETKGVTRRIVFLESSDDALVRRFEGVRRPHPLQGDGRIVDGIAAERELLRELRGDADLVIDTSSLNVHELRAKMDAQFAGEEEPELRATVMSFGFKYGLPVDADLVVDMRFLPNPHWVPELRPFTGLNEEVSAYVLNQPGAKEFLDRYAELLQLVAAGYRREGKRYVTIAVGCTGGKHRSVAMSEKLAARLAAEGVETVVVHRDMGRE, from the coding sequence ATGACCGAGCACGACGCAGACCCCACGCACCGGCGGGAACAGCCGCCCACTACTGTGCCGACAGCCGCGTCCCAGCAGGGACACAGGGATCCCGGCGAGGATCCTGCCCAGCACCCCGCGGTCCCCGACAGCCCGCAGCAAGAAGCACGCCATGAAGACGGAGCACAGGTGACTACCGACGTCTCGCCGCCCGGGATCCCCGAGGCGGCCATCCCCGAGCTGGTGATCATCTCCGGCATGTCCGGGGCCGGCCGCTCGACCGCGGCCAAGTGTCTGGAGGACCTCGGCTGGTTCGTCGTCGACAACCTGCCGCCCGCCCTGATCCCGACGATGGTGGAGCTGGGCGCCCGTTCCCAGGGCAACGTGGCGCGGATCGCGGTCGTCGTCGACGTCCGCGGCCGGCGCTTCTTCGACAACCTCCGCGAGTCGCTCGCCGACCTCGAGACCAAGGGCGTCACCCGGCGGATCGTGTTCCTCGAGTCGTCCGACGACGCCCTGGTGCGCCGATTCGAGGGGGTGCGGCGTCCGCACCCCCTGCAGGGGGACGGCCGCATCGTCGACGGCATCGCCGCCGAGCGCGAGCTGCTGCGCGAGCTGCGCGGCGACGCCGACCTGGTCATCGACACCTCCAGCCTCAACGTGCACGAACTGCGCGCGAAGATGGACGCCCAGTTCGCTGGCGAGGAGGAGCCCGAGCTGCGGGCCACCGTCATGTCCTTCGGCTTCAAGTACGGCCTGCCGGTCGACGCCGATCTGGTCGTGGACATGCGCTTCCTGCCCAACCCGCACTGGGTCCCGGAGCTGCGCCCCTTCACCGGGCTCAACGAGGAGGTCTCGGCGTACGTCCTCAACCAGCCCGGCGCCAAGGAGTTCCTGGACCGGTACGCGGAGCTCCTCCAGCTGGTCGCCGCGGGCTACCGCCGGGAGGGCAAGCGCTATGTGACCATCGCGGTCGGCTGCACGGGCGGCAAGCACCGCTCGGTGGCCATGTCGGAGAAGCTCGCCGCGCGCCTCGCGGCCGAGGGCGTGGAGACGGTGGTCGTACACCGGGACATGGGACGGGAATGA
- a CDS encoding gluconeogenesis factor YvcK family protein, producing MTGRSPRLGRLRRVAPEGRTGRPAEARGAKPRRRGAQPKVVALGGGMGLSASLTALRRITGDLTGVVTVADDGGSSGRLREELGVLPPGDLRKALAALCGDDDWGQTWARVIQHRFQSQGEINGHAVGNLLIVALWEQLGDHVQALDLVGRLLGAQGRVLPMSAVPLELQALVKGHDPERPDDVDTVRGQATVALTPGEVQSVHLVPHDPPAVPEAVEAVLDADWVVLGPGSWFSSVMPHLLVPDLLDALMETKARRVLSLNLAPQPGETDGFSPQRHLEVLGRHAPKLALDVVLADEAAVPDRDSLADAAKRFGAAVELAPVARPDGTPRHDPELLAAAYDRIFRMHGRIGPWR from the coding sequence ATGACGGGACGTTCTCCACGGCTCGGCCGGTTGCGCAGGGTCGCCCCGGAGGGGCGCACGGGCCGGCCTGCCGAGGCCCGCGGCGCCAAACCGCGCCGCCGCGGCGCCCAGCCCAAGGTGGTCGCCCTCGGCGGCGGCATGGGCCTGTCGGCCTCGCTCACCGCACTGCGGCGGATCACCGGCGACCTCACCGGCGTGGTCACGGTGGCCGACGACGGCGGCTCCAGCGGCCGTCTGCGCGAGGAACTGGGCGTCCTGCCGCCCGGCGACCTGCGCAAGGCGCTCGCCGCGCTGTGCGGCGACGACGACTGGGGCCAGACCTGGGCCCGGGTCATCCAGCACCGCTTCCAGTCCCAGGGCGAGATCAACGGCCACGCGGTGGGCAACCTGCTGATCGTCGCCCTGTGGGAACAGCTGGGCGACCACGTCCAGGCCCTGGACCTGGTCGGCCGGCTGCTGGGCGCACAGGGGCGCGTGCTGCCGATGTCCGCCGTGCCGCTGGAACTCCAGGCGCTGGTGAAGGGGCACGATCCCGAGCGGCCCGACGACGTGGACACGGTCCGCGGGCAGGCGACCGTGGCGCTGACGCCGGGCGAGGTGCAGTCCGTGCACCTGGTGCCGCACGACCCGCCGGCCGTCCCGGAGGCCGTCGAAGCGGTCCTGGACGCCGACTGGGTGGTGCTGGGGCCGGGCTCCTGGTTCTCCTCGGTCATGCCGCATCTGCTGGTGCCCGATCTGCTCGACGCGCTCATGGAGACGAAGGCCCGCCGGGTGCTCTCCTTGAACCTCGCTCCGCAACCCGGTGAAACCGACGGCTTCTCCCCGCAGCGTCATTTGGAGGTTTTGGGACGACACGCCCCTAAACTCGCCCTGGACGTGGTGCTGGCCGACGAGGCAGCCGTGCCCGACCGCGACTCGCTGGCCGACGCCGCCAAGAGGTTCGGAGCCGCGGTCGAGCTGGCGCCGGTGGCCCGGCCCGACGGAACCCCGAGGCACGACCCGGAGCTGTTGGCCGCCGCGTACGACCGTATTTTTCGGATGCATGGAAGGATCGGCCCATGGCGATGA